The DNA sequence CGGCACGCTTATCAGTATCATAGTGAATGATTATCACTATTATTTTTATTCCCATGGAGACATTGTGTGACGATTCGTTCCTGGATTTTACTTGGTTCCCTGGTGGCGTCTGCGGGGTGCGCGGCGACCACTTATCCATTACAGATTACCGATATGGATAATCAGCAGATCACCCTGCCCAAAGAGCCTCAACATGTGATCCTCCAGGATGGTCGCGATATTTTAGCGCTGGCGTTGTTAGATCGTGATAATCCCTTTAAACGCGTGGTGGCATGGAATAACCTGCCGAAAAAGCAGGATCCGCAAACCTGGGATCTGCTGAAAAAAATCTGGCCTGAAGCCACAAAAATTATCGACATGGGGTTTAACGATCGGGGGGAAGTGAACCTTGAAAGCGTCATTGCTCAGAAGCCAGACCTGATGGTTGCGCAGCTGCGGGCGAAACCCGCGCTGAAACAAACGGGCGTGCTGGATACTCTGCAAAGATTGCATATTCCAGTGGTTTTCCTTGATTACGAACTGCATCCGGCGCAAAACACCGCCCGCAGCATCACGTTACTGGGCAAGGTACTTAATCAGGAAGCGCATGCGAAAGAATATACCGACTTCTACCAGCAGCACTGGAACAACATGCAGCAGAAAATTGCGCAGGTTAAGCAGAAGCCAACGGTATTTATTGAGCCTATCGCGGGTAACAGCGACAACTGCTGCTTTACTCATGGGCATAACGGCTGGGGCGGACTGGTGGAAGCGGTCGGCGGCAAAAACATAGGTTCAAGCCTGCTGCCAGGCGCATCAGGATTTGTGGCGCTGGAAAAAATTATCGCCATGAAGCCGGATGTTTATATTATGTCCGGTTCGAAGCGGCCCAATAATAATGTTCTGCCGTTTGGTTTTAATGTTTCGCCGCAAGAGGTTGGCGTAACGTTTAATCAGCTCATCCGCCGTAATGGATTGCAGCAAATCACGCCGGTGCAAGAAGGGAAGGTGTATGGTGTTTACCATCATTTTTACAACCACCCTTATAATATTATCGGGATGGAAATTCTGGCCAAAGATCTTTATCCGACTCAGTTTGCCGGACTGAACCCGACGGGGGATTTCCACCAGATCATTACCCGTTTTACTCAATTACCCGACGCCCCGGTCACGCTGAGTTATTCTCCGCAGCAAAAATAGTCTGCGTTATTGCACCAGATTTCAGAAAAAAGGCGGCACGTTGTCGCCTTTTCACCTTATGATCTCCGCAATTTTATTTTCAGGTTGGCTTGCGATGTCAGAGTCTTCACACCTGCTTGATGTGCAGGATATTTGTTTGAAACAGGGTGACGAAACACGGCTGGCGCCGATTTCATTCACGCTTAATGCCGGAGAACGGATCTTACTGACCGGCCCGTCAGGCAGCGGCAAAAGTACCTTATTAAAAATTATTGCTTCGCTGTTGGAACCCTCTGGCGGTGAGATATTTTTTAAAGGCACTTCCTTTACGCAACTCAAGCCGGAAAAGTATCGGCAGCAAGTTTCCTACTGCTTTCAGACGCCGGTACTGTTTGGAACAACGGTTTTTGACAATCTGGCGCTGCCGTGGACGATTCGGCAGAGAAAAGTCGATGTTGTCGCGCTCAACAACGGGTTAGAGCGGGTCAATTTACCGCAAGAGATCCTAAATAAGAAAACGGAGCAGCTTTCCGGTGGGGAAAAACAGCGTGTTGCGTTATTGCGTAACCTGCAATTTCTGCCGGACGTTTTACTGCTGGATGAAATCACCAGCGCCTTAGACAAAGAAAATAAGCAGCTCATTAATCAGTTGATTGCCGAACGGGTAAACGAGCAGGGAGTGGCGGTGATTTGCATCAGCCACGACATAGCCGACATCGCTCAGGCGCAGCGGGTCATCACTTTGTCGCCGCCAGACAGGAAAGACGCGCATGAATCAGCATAATATTACTAATGAGTCGCTGGGGCTGGCGTTA is a window from the Pantoea sp. CCBC3-3-1 genome containing:
- a CDS encoding ABC transporter substrate-binding protein translates to MRSWILLGSLVASAGCAATTYPLQITDMDNQQITLPKEPQHVILQDGRDILALALLDRDNPFKRVVAWNNLPKKQDPQTWDLLKKIWPEATKIIDMGFNDRGEVNLESVIAQKPDLMVAQLRAKPALKQTGVLDTLQRLHIPVVFLDYELHPAQNTARSITLLGKVLNQEAHAKEYTDFYQQHWNNMQQKIAQVKQKPTVFIEPIAGNSDNCCFTHGHNGWGGLVEAVGGKNIGSSLLPGASGFVALEKIIAMKPDVYIMSGSKRPNNNVLPFGFNVSPQEVGVTFNQLIRRNGLQQITPVQEGKVYGVYHHFYNHPYNIIGMEILAKDLYPTQFAGLNPTGDFHQIITRFTQLPDAPVTLSYSPQQK
- the fetA gene encoding iron ABC transporter ATP-binding protein FetA translates to MSESSHLLDVQDICLKQGDETRLAPISFTLNAGERILLTGPSGSGKSTLLKIIASLLEPSGGEIFFKGTSFTQLKPEKYRQQVSYCFQTPVLFGTTVFDNLALPWTIRQRKVDVVALNNGLERVNLPQEILNKKTEQLSGGEKQRVALLRNLQFLPDVLLLDEITSALDKENKQLINQLIAERVNEQGVAVICISHDIADIAQAQRVITLSPPDRKDAHESA